AAGCTATGAAAGTTTTATTAATCATACATCCGGATCTGCAAAAGTTAGTTCCAGTGAATAAAGATGATGCTTTGATTTTGCAGCTACTTGACCCAATTGATGGTACCAAGGGTTTCCTGAAAGGAGAGGATTCTTTGTATGTGGTATGTCTCTTTGTATTCATTGTATGACTCATGATTAGATTTTGTTGATCACTCACCACTGAAATCTGGAACACAGCCATTGTTAGAGCATGCTGCATGCAACACCGCACAAGCATACACCTTTGTTATGGGCTGCACATTCATGCATGCACAAGAAATGTTATTCCCACCGAACAAGCATGGGACTCATGGGTCTTTCTTGGTAGCCACATTTGTGTTGGCGATGCTTACTTTTGTGGGGTTATCTGTATTTACACAAGGGAgaggcctggcgcagtggtgaagtactccccacttgtgccaagaggtcttGGGTTCTCGACCCGGCCTCTCTGCATTGCATCATGCAGGGTTAAGGCTTGCCTCGTATAATTCTTCCCTTGCCTGGTGTGGGAGCTTCTAGCACTGGTCTGTCCTATCATTTATCTGTAGAAGTTTGCTTCGGTACACCCTTATCTGTATTGACACTATTTATGTAGTTTGTTCCAGTACTTTGGTCAGCCACTGCATGTAGCATGGTAATTTAGATGCATGCTTTTGCATTGTGTGGTTTATCATACTTTTGAGGTTTGTAGCTTGACGTTTCTGCCTAGTCTTTCATTCAAATAAATCATTGATTAACCGAGGGTAAGAAGTAAGAACACATGTGATTTTTTTTATGAGGCATATTTCCTTTTGACTCATTGTCAGTACCAAAATCCATCAGTTTTGCATGTCTGAATACGAAGCATGCTTCCTCCTATTTGGTCACTGTTCGATAAGGATTTGCTCAGTGATTTCTTAGCATTAGATCTTGGTCACGTTGTTTTCTTACTCTCTTTCTTCTAATATGAATCTTTTTGGCTTGGTCCTTAGGTGGGTTTGGCTCTTGTGGTGGATGGAAAATTAGCACTAGGAGTCATGGGATGCCCAAATTTGACCGATACTACCGTAGGCGACACGGAAGATGAAAGTATTGCAGCTTATCCTGGCCATGGCATCCTTATGGTGTCTCATGTAGGTTGTGGTACTTGGTCTAGGCCCATGTCTGCTGAGATTGGCCAATTGACAACAGCAGCGGATGTGTGGAAGAGATGCTATGTTGATCCCTGTTCAGTTGCACACATGGCACGCTTCTGCATTGTTGATAGCCATACTTGGGATATGATGCCATTATCTGCCCACTTCAGCTCGACAATGGATGAATCTGAGCCGAGAGATGAGAACAAAATTCTTCTCCAAAATTCTTGCGGTGGAAGGTATGTTGCAGTTTCCTCGTGACAACGCGCGCATGCTAGTTTACCTGCCTAACCAATTTAAATATGGCCCTAGTGAATCAGCACAAGGCTTTTCAAGGATTGGCAGTTATTTTATCGCCATCCTAACAAGTTCTCAATGGATATTTCATAAAGATGTTGTTTACTACTCCCtcggtcccataatataagaacatttttcaagttaacatagcttgaaaaacgttcttatattatgggacggagagagtactagGTTGTGAGCATAATCTGAAATGGAGCCATCCTTTTTCTTTCTTATGCTGCCCTGCTACCTTATTGCTTTTAGTTTTCCTAGAAAATATCTATCTTAGGTTGGTAGTGACTATCTTAGACTAATATTGTATCGATTAGTTAATACATGATTTACCGTGATCTGACCTTATTGTTGCTGCTTTTTTAGCTTGTCCAAGTATCTCTTGGTAGCTTGTGGGAGAATGTCAGTTTTTATCCTCCTAGCACGGGCGGAAAAACTACTCAAGGTGACCTCTTGCTTGAATTTTCCGTTGTACTGTGTGACAAGTTAGACAGCTTGCTGGCTTAGTTTGCACTTGTACTGATCCTTTCTACTCCGGCTGTTCACGTAGGCTTGGGATCATGCTGTTGGGGTAATTTGTGTTGAGGAAGCTGGAGGTCAGGTATGTCACGTTTGCTAGGCCAGGGATACAAGAAATGTCCATTTGTCTATTGATTCTTAACATTATAGCTATACTTATGAGTCTCTAAATTGATAAACTGACAGACATGTGATTGGAGCGGGAAACCATTGGATTTTGGAGCTGACCTAACCGGGCGTAGAATCATCTATCCTTCGGGTGGTGTTCTGGCGACAAACGGTGCTCTTCATGACAAGCTTGTGGAAATGGTCTCAGAAAATTACAAATAGCAACGTTGAATAGATTCAGAACTGAAACAcggtttctttttctttctttcttttttcacttttttttaccAAGGTGATCTGGCTGAGCATTAGATTGCATTACTTCTCGCGTTACAGAGATAAACCACAAAATTTGTCTGATTACTTTCAGTGTCGATACCAAAATGTATATACCGTACATGAAGAAAACAGATGTTCTCTCTGAATAGTTGGTGCCTGAACTGCTTAAGCAATGCCATTCAGAAGCTGTACAGGCTAAACATGCTGGTCCTCTTATTAGCCGTCTTGGTATCCAATTGGTTGCCAAATTCTAGAACCTTTTGCTTCCAATCTGATAGTAGACAGTAGTGCACCATACAAAATGTTTGGCCATCAGTTCAAACAGACGATAAGCCCCCTGCAGTCGTCGCTCCAGCGAAGGGTAAGGATAACAACTTACCTTTCTATGGGTCTTCATGCAGAACTCGGCAATCCCGCCAAAAGGTTAGTCTTAGttgaggtggaggaaagagaaatCAACAGAAACGACTCaccttctcttaattaagagatgatctcttagcaacaATGTGGTCTCACCATACTTTTAGGAGTGTCTTGTTATTAGAGATAAGAATAAGAGAGTACCATTCTACATCTTATTTTTATTGTCTTCTCTAGACTATCTTCTTCTGGAAATCCTAGCTATTCTTAGCATGATTTTGGGGAGTCTCCGATTCATATTTCGTCGACCAATCCTTCCTAATTCACATTTTTGTTGAAAAAATTTCTTTTGTAATGGCAGGCGTAAGATAAGAAGGCCTTTGCCATTGACTTCTTGTTGTGAGAAGATACCCCCTCTCGCGTCGCTCCCACGCCTCGGGAGGGCACAGCTGCCGCCGCCTAGTTTCCATCCAGCGCCCTTCTCCCTCTCCATCGCTGCCGATGGTCGGCAtcgggcaaagcccgtgcgtgtGACGGCGGCGGAGGAGGGTCTATCCTCCCTCTCCCGGATCCGTGGTGGCGCGGGTGTCCTGATCCGCGGGGTGCGGCCCTCCCGGCGGTGTGGCGGATTCCGAATGCGGCGGGCTCGCGGCGGTGCACGGGCGCCCAGATCCATGGGTGTGGGACTCCCGGTGGTGGCGGGATCGGTCGACGGCGGGCttgggcgatggcgtcggccacggGGTACCGGATCTCGTCGCTCGTGGCGGATCTCGCCACTCCGGCCTTCGTGGAGGAAACTGGACCTGGGGCGGCGGCCTCGTTTGGCATGTCAACGGCGCCCTCGGCTGGTGACGTTCGCGGATGGGGGATGGACGGCATATTGACCGCGTGGGCGGTGAGTTGCCGATGGATCTCCTCCTCGCCGCAAGCCTTCTCCCGCTGCACTTGGTGGCTTACGATCGTGGCCGTCGGCCCCGGTGTGTTCGCGGGGGCTGGTAGAGGTGAGATCGCACCGGAGGAAACTCTGGATGACTCGTTCATCCCGACGGTGGTGACGACCAGGGTCGTCGTTCTCCTACTTGCAGGCGCCGTCGAGGTCCCTGCCCTCTACCCCGACCCCATGCCCGGGTAAAAATCCAAAATCTCTTtagattgggcggcggcggcactgcgtgtgtcgtacccttcttggaggcgccgcctgGGGTGTTTGGGTGCTCGGTTAGAGGAACAACAGGCGGaggggatgggaccagtggcagcaggtggtgttcgcgatagaggagcggcgtggcatctggcacgtcgacatcggtgggtctcagcggcatggagcatcggggtctcgccggtgggcgtgtgatgatggacgagcgcaggatggtggcgttttctggcgtcgtggtggcatcgacgacagctagaccgggaaaggtagatgcagcagtacaacactgaagatggattggcgGCAGGTGGCTGCGACAGTCTCATACCCAGCAGGCGTCCTAGTTGAGGAGTGCACCGGACTGGTGGGTACCCCATACCCGACAGGCATCCTGGTTGGGActtcaggtcttagatgttaggtttgactgcgatgtctgtttggtattaggtccagactatcagcatcccttcatcaactggataggagtagcgacacctgttgtttagacggtggctttagtcttactgttgtatgtctttgtaaggtcttgtatgaataattaataaagtggttgcatgcatcgtccagatgcagaggccgggggtcctccttttctgaaaaaaaaaatttGGCTTCTCGTTGTAATCCATGTTGACTTTACTAGGCATCATCGGCTACTGGTGCATGAATTTGTTGGGCGACAAAAGTAAAAAATGCATGTCTGGGAAACAATTCTATCATGTGAAGCAAGAATGTTCAAAATTAAAAAGGAGTCAATTTCACTTTTTACCCTAGAGTTGTACATTTGTGACACATATTACCCATTTAGTGGAACTTCTATTGAAATATCAGATTTTGAAGACTGTTAACACGGTTTTACCTTAGTTTTGCAGTTTCCTTGTTTATATTAGATAGGATCTGCATGTTGTGCCAATGTTTTCTAAAAAACTGTGTAAAGATTGAAGGGCATCATTGACAATTATGTCCAGACTTTTCTTGTCCGTTTGTTTCATTCATCGTCATCATCCAGATATTTTTGACTCCGGACATCACCTTATACCTTGCCTAATGGACATGCATCAGAATACGAGAGCCCAAAGCTGCTTCTAAAAAGGGTATTCTAGACGAATTTTCACTCGATGGGTAAATAGTGTCACAAATGCATATATAGGGGTTAAAATGTGGAATTCACTCTAAAAATAATGCAAGCTCATGTTTCATTTTTCTTCACATCACTCTTTCGTCCAATCTTTTCCATATGAGATCAATCAACTTGATCTATTTACCTTCTGAACAAATTTCACTTCAATTTACTTACTAAACTTCTGAACAAAAATAAGGTAAATCATGAATAGGATTTGATAaacacttactccctccgttcccagatatttgtctttctaaacatttcaaatgaactacaacatacagatgtatatagacatattttaaagtgtagattcactcattttgcttcgtatgtagttacctgttgaaatctctacaaaaacaaatatttaggaacaggggggGGGTATTTATATAACCACATTAATATGATGGTACCTCCGCTTCCAGAAAACTTGTCTAGATTTGAAGACTTGGAGTGTTTAGACAATTCCGACAAATCTAACACAAGTTTTTCGGGAGCGAGCGAGTATTATATACCCTGGCCTCTGGGCTTGTTGGACCTTGGACGCATCCCCTCAAAAAAGTGGATGATGGATGCTACTACCGTACATGATTTTGGATGGATGCTACTACCGTACATAATAAGGATGGACGCTACTACCGTACATGAAAGTGGATGATGAAGTAATCGCCTCAAAAAAATGTACTAGATGAGAAGTAATCCCCACAAAACAAAAAGTACATGATGAAGCAAGTTTCGACGGCCTTGTCCTTGATTGTGTCAACGTAAGCATGAAAGTACATGATTTTGAACTTACAGAGCCAAAGAGTTTGTGTCTCTGCAGGTTTGGTGTGTCCAATGTTACATATTTTAGGTTTATGTCCTCGTATATTTGTCCATATGAATCTGATGAATTGTGGTAGAGATTTTTGTCTCTTTTGTTGGTTTGGTTCGTTGTGACTTTGCAGTTGTTCTTTAGCGTTTTGGTGAGGATCTTCTTCTTCGACACCATGTATCTCTAGAGGATCATCCAGGGCCCAAGTATGTTCAAAGGTTATTATGGCTTTTCATCCTTTTGGATGGGTGACTCGAGTGGATATTTGAAATATATATATGAAGGTAGTGAAGTATGTGCAGGTACGGGTGGCATTGTCGCGGTTCCGATTTGGTTGTAGTCTCTTTACTAAAGCCTTGGTCGTATTTCGTGTTGCAAAGATTGATACCATGGAGAAGATATTTCTGAAAAatttctttgtagttctttgttaCAAGAGTTACTTTGTGATTTCTCAGATCTATAATCTTCCCAAATGGTAAGTGCCACATGTATGGCACGAAGCACTCCGGCCCTGACGTTTTTttcaactaaagttgtcatccaaaagaaaaaaggaaattcAAAAAAAGAAAACTGAAATTTGCCATCTGAAAAGAAGTTGCCATCCTCACGTTACTAAATTTGCTATAAAAAATGTTCACGGTAGCCATGTGTTCATGCCACTTATCAGGGTCCATAATCTAAAGCATTGTACTTGTAATTTGTCAAGTTTGAATACGGTTAAGGTCATTCTAGAAAAACATCCCCCTCCTTCCAAGAAAAGTACACATGTATGGACCGAACTTGGCTTACAGGATGTTGTCCAACGTGCACTAGTTCAAGACAGGTCCGGTTCAATTACTCTAGAAATTTTGTTGAAAAACCACGAGATGATTGATGAACTTCCAAAGGCAGAGCTAATCTTGATAGCTATGTGGTATATATGGTGGCAAAGGCGTCAAATTGGAAAAGGAGAGACTGTCCAGGAGCCTAGTCGCTCGGGTGTCTCAATCCTGGTTCTGGCAACGAATTTTTTTAGAGCTGCAACACCGAATCAACCTACCAAGAAAGAAATCCATACCTGGCGGAAACCGATTGATGGCACTGTTAAGATAAATGTTGATGCATCTTTTCACCTTGAAACTCTTAGCGGAGCTAGTGGTGCGGTGGCGAGAGACCACAAAGGGAACTTCATAACTGCTGCGACTTGGGTTTTACCTCATGTTTGCAATGCTGAATCAGAGGAGATAAATGCTATCCGGAATGGTCTTTATCTGGCAAGGAAAATAGGATGCAACAAGCTGGTTATTGAATCTGATGAGTCGGTTACCCATGCAAATGATTATATGGGTCCCGGATGTGGCGGTGTTAGCTGAACGTACTCATCTCGTTTTGGAAGTGTTGGCTACTATTTCTGTTGCAGAGAAGCTAATTCAATCATTGATAGTTTAGCCAAACACTCCTTTATGTCTAGTTCGTCTGAATTCTGAGACGCTAATATCCCAGACTTCATTCTTCCTCAAGTTGTAAACGATATGTCTATTATATGAGGAAATAAAGTTGTTGATGCTAAAAGAAAAGTACACATTCCCTATAAGCCAAGACTTGAAGATAGTAACATGCTGCTTTTCAAGCCTATAAGCTACCATATGCAATTCATGTTTATCCACTTGCTTCGATTTTGCAAGATTGATTCTTCCCCTCTGAAAATTCTGTCATTTCAGATGATCCAAATTCTCCATGATGCCAGAATATAATTTTCATGAAGGATGGCAGGTTTAACTTGATATCATGAAAAGAAAACAATAACTCGCATACTACCACATCAGCTCTGGATCGACAAAAACGGCACTACGAGAACTATTCTCACAACATCAGAAGGTTCATGAGTTACTAGGAATGACATTAAAGAAGTGGTAAACTTCATCTTCATCAAACACTCCAACCTCAGTTGAGCAGATCTCACAACAAACAGGGTGATAAACTGGCCCCTTGTTTTCAACTTCTGGTGTAGTAGAATCAACAGCCGTTACTTTCCgattcttcctttttcctttcccctcccgTAGAATCTGATTAATCTTGACCTTGCAATTGCACACAAACATTGCACGGTACTGGTTAACATACTTTTCGTGCCTGAACATCAGAAAAAACCATCCACAATTTTAGTATTGGCACTCGTATAAAATAGCAATTTAAGCGTTGTAAAATCTATTGTCAACAGTACCAATATAAAGGTGAACAATCAGAAAGACGGATAATTGACAATATTTAAAGCATCCAGGGTTCTGAAGTGAAAGCTTCGATAGAATCCTCAAGGAGCTGTGCAGTACAGTGACAACTTTATGTGGTGTACATGTTTTTTTTTCTGCGGGGATATAGTGTAAGTGTACAAGGCTTGTGAAACAGACAATTACATGATGGGTGGCAAGAGGATTTGCAATAAGAACGTAACCATGCTGGACTCGGTACAACACAGCACATATCTGAGCCGGCAGGCCAGCACGTACATATCACGGTTAGTTGTGTTATCTTGTGCAAAGCAAAACAACATTGTAATGTTTTTAGAGATAATCATATCACAGAGTTCACAACATACAACAATTAATCAGATATATTCATGTTTCAGACTTCACAACATACACCAAACAAATCGTACTTGTGGGATTCTCATTCTTGTTCAAACAAACTAGATTAAGAGTTCAGTAGAAACAAATTTTACTTTTTCAAATTCATAACGAGGAAACAAACAGGCACAATTAAGAATGATACATTTATGTAAGATAGATTCCCCATGCTAATCTAAAACAGTGGTTTCTGCTTCCAGGAGAATACCTCTCACATAAGCAAAGACAAATTAAGAAATTAAATGCTTAGGAACAACTGAGCTGTACACAGTTATCCTAGACAAATAAACCATGCAGAGGTTCTATTATTTCTTACAGCCACTTGATCAGTATGACGCAGAGATGCGGAAGCTCTGTAAAATACTTACTCACATATATTCCTAATGGAATTAACAATACGCCAACTTCCCTAAACATGATTATAGAATCAGTATCACTTAAATTTTACCATGAATTTTTCAAACTAACGCAATTATCCTATACATGTTCACAGAGGCAGTCACAGCACAATCCCAATAGTACTTGTAACAGATATAAGTTGTTCCGTCTTCATCTTCAAAGAAGAAAAATGCAATCTTCACCATTAGGAAGAAGTATTGCTGCAAAGCCGTATAGTTTCTTTGAAGCATAATAAAAGTACCCCAAAAAAAAAACATGTAAAGGCATCTTATAGTCCAAGAGCCCCCTGTGGTCTCTGAGACGAGACCCTATGTGAAGCATAGGGTGGATTACCTCTGGGAATCCAGGCACAAGGTAGTGAAACACGCGGGGCAGCTGAGCACGGCGTCAGAGGTCCGTCCTTTCCTCTGCTTGTGCGCCCAGCGCTCATCGACATCGTCTACGGCGGGGTCGTAGAACTCAGGCTCCACGGAGTAGTCTATCTCATCGTCGCTGGACACTGCaccaaattaaaaaaaaattggCGAATCAGTACAATTACTTGAGAGCACTTATTAGAACATGATTCACGAGCATGCGCTGCACCTTGCCAGATTGCAGGAGCCTGGTTCTTTGGAGCGAGAACAAGGTTTACATGTGGGGTTGCCGGATTGGGGATTTACAGCGGAAAAACGGGGGGATTAAGCAAGTTACCTAGGTCGCGGGGATCTGCTGGATCTCCGGCCTCCGCATCCATCGGCTGCTTCTCCGCCTCCTTGGAGGCCTCGGGCTCCATGAATCCTGGTAACTCCTCGGCGCAGTCTCCTTTTTCTTTTGAAAGCTCGGCGCAGTCTCCTTTTACTTCGTTGAAGCCCTCTCGctctttcctcttctttttttttctgATGATGCGAGCCTGCGGGGACGAAGCATAGGCGGCAAATCCTATATGCCGCCTTGGACGCGCCGGCTGAAGCGTTTGCGCTGGTGGACCGGCCCGGTAACGTGTTCCTTTTTTTAATTTGCTgtcttttttttcctgtttttgctTTTGCTCTTTTTTTCACATTTATTTATATttttagaaaataaataaataattttagAATTACATTTACATAtattctaacatgcatgaacaACTCTTTTTTGCTAATATGCGTGAACAACTCTATTCAAATTTTTTTAAATACGTGCATTTTTTTCCCACATGCAGAAACTTTTTCTTCAAGATATATTAAAGTTCATAGTCAAAGTACACGCAGTTTTTCACATAAATATTTTTGTATTATCAAAGAGACCTGCAAAATCAGAAAGAAAATATGTAAAAGTATCATGTGGAAACTGTCTCTCACTTTTCTATTGGTTGTGTGATATTCCCTGGTGATTTGGCTTTACCCTTACTCCTAATTTTTCTTAAAATTAGTTTTGGTGACATTTTAAAATGAAAACAGTTTTTTGGATTTTTTGGAATAATGTAATAGTTAATGTGTCATGCTAGTGGCTAGGCCATTATGGGGTTCCATAGTTACCGCTTAAGGCAACATTATTAGATTCTTAAAAACTGGTTGAGTTCAATTTTTCACAAAGTAATTTTTCAATTAATTTAAAAAATATTTCATTTAGTTTCAGTAATGACAAAGTAAAATTTCAATACATTTCACAATAGATTCAAATGCAGCTTCAACTCGAAAATGTTCAGATGAATTTGAGACTATTACAAAATGTATTACAATAGTGTCGTGTCATGATCCAAACGCATCCCAAaagaatttgaaaattttgaaatgaaTTTCAAAAACTATTGTAAAGTATATTAAAATATTACTAAATCATGACCAAAATGCATTTGAAACTTTTATGAAATATATATAGAATTATTATTGAAATTAAGTGAAATACATTTCAAAATTAATTGAATTTCACACTTTGTGCAAACTTTGGATCCAACATTTCAAATGTTTTTTCCAAAATATTGAAGTTTTAAAATTTAGAGCATTAATTATTAATTCTAATTGTGCCCACCTATGAATTTGTAGCTATCTGATTTTCGTCAAATCCTAAATGATACATCAATGGATTCAAATATAGGAATGCATTGCACGAGTCTCAAAAGCAAATGCGAACAGTTGATACGTGTATGCTATACATGGCTTGCATGTTAGAAAGTCTGTGTTTCAAGAAAAGCTAGAGACTTGCAAGGTGCTCGAGTGCCACTTTTTTTGTCTTTACTCAAGACCTGCTTAGGAGTAATGTGGTAAGTatgaattgaaggaaatatgccctagaggcaataataaagtattattttattttcttatatcatgataaatgtttattattcatgctagaattgtattaaccggaaacttagtacatatgtgagtacatagacaaacaaagtgtcactagtatgcctctacttgactagctcgttgaatcaaaaatggttaagttttctagccatagacatgagttgtcatttgactaacgggatcacatcattagagaatgatgtgattgacttgacccattccgttagcttagcacttgatcgtttagtatattgctattgctttcttcatgacttatacatgttcctatgactatgagattatgcaactcccgaatactagagaaacactttgtgtgcacaacgtaactgggtgattataaaggtgctctacatgtgtctccgatggtacttgttgagttggcatagatcaagattaggatttgtcactccgattgttggtaaggtatctctgggccctctcggtaatgcacatcactataagccttgcaagcaatgtgactaatgagttagttacgggatgatgcattacggaacgagtaaagagacttgccggtaatgagattgaactaggtattgagataccgacgatcgaatctcaggcaagtaacataccgatgacaaagggaacaacgtatgttgttatgcggtttgaccgataaagatcttcatagaatatgtgggagccaatatgagcatccaggttccgctattggttattgaccggagacgtgtctcggtcatgtctacatagttctcgaacctgtagggtccgcacgcttaacgttcggtgatgatcggtattatgagtttatgtgttttgatgtaccgaaggttgttcggagtcctagatatgatcacggacatgacgaggagtctcgaaatggtcgagacataaagatcaatatattagatgactatgtttggacatcgaaatggttccggatgagttcaggcattaatcgaagtatcggggggttaccggaaccccccggggagtatatgggccttattgggctttaggggggagagagaggggctgcctatggcaggccgcccccccccccctcccaaggcctagtccgaattggactagggggaaggggcggcgccccctccttccttctcttctctcttccccttccttctctcctactcctactacttggaaaggggggaatcctactcccggtgggagtaagaatccccagggcgcgccatagtagagggctggcccactccctcctccactcctttatatacgggggagggggggcaccccatagacacacaagttaatcaatgatctcttagccatgtgcggtgcccccctccaccataatccacctcggtcatatcgttgcaatgcttaggcgaagccccgcgccggtagcttcatcatcaccgtcatcacgcccccgtgctaacgaaactctccctcaacactctgctggatcgtgagttcatgggacgtcaccgagccgaacgtgtgcagatcgcggaggtgtcgtactttcggtgctaggatcggtcgatcgtgaatacgtacgactacatcaaccacgttatcataacgcttccgcttacggtctacaaggatacgtagacaacactctcccctctcgttgctatgcatcaccatgatcttgcgtgtgcgtaggaaaattttgaaattactatgttccccaacatgaatATCTTTTTATGGTGTGGCGATACCTGCAAGATCACCCTCTTATGGCTTGTGATCATCGGGAGAAGTCCTAGTTGTGTGAGTTTGACCAATTGATTAAGAATGCGATCCATTTGGGTACCTGCTTCTCCGTTGAAGGAGGTCAAGCAAATATTTCCATTTGACCCAGTTAAAAGCTTTTCGAATGCCGTGCTTGAAGACAAGGGACAATGTAAGTAAGATTGCTCACATACAAAATGTTGTCGTGGATGCTTCTCTATAAATGCACCTTGATAGTTCAAGATGATGATGTTTATGTGAGGACCGAGGCGGACGACGAGAAGCTTGGTAATGATCTTGAGCACCCCATGGATGAGACTAATATATAGACGATGATGCTCTTCACATTCTTCTTGGGGAGAAGCACCACATTAGAGAAGTTGGTTCATTGAAGATTTGCCACATGCATATGTAGATCGGTACAAACTAAATATGAGCCATCCTTATTTTGACCTGAA
Above is a window of Triticum aestivum cultivar Chinese Spring chromosome 6B, IWGSC CS RefSeq v2.1, whole genome shotgun sequence DNA encoding:
- the LOC123134258 gene encoding putative PAP-specific phosphatase, mitochondrial; the encoded protein is MPLLHLSLPPHRLLVVRQCRLIAPPLHPPSRLSVRAAAAAPVAHEVCALPFPPDRTSHHRELAAAVASVERACRLCVDVRASMLVGDEKILEKNDQTHVTIADFGVQALISFELQQLFPSIPLVAEEDSAFIRSSSATDSNSNTLVESISSFVSKEVSNNGPPLTHDDVLRAIDRGGKDVVSFDSNPATYWLLDPIDGTKGFLKGEDSLYVVGLALVVDGKLALGVMGCPNLTDTTVGDTEDESIAAYPGHGILMVSHVGCGTWSRPMSAEIGQLTTAADVWKRCYVDPCSVAHMARFCIVDSHTWDMMPLSAHFSSTMDESEPRDENKILLQNSCGGSLSKYLLVACGRMSVFILLARAEKLLKAWDHAVGVICVEEAGGQTCDWSGKPLDFGADLTGRRIIYPSGGVLATNGALHDKLVEMVSENYK
- the LOC123137558 gene encoding E2F-associated phosphoprotein → MEPEASKEAEKQPMDAEAGDPADPRDLVSSDDEIDYSVEPEFYDPAVDDVDERWAHKQRKGRTSDAVLSCPACFTTLCLDSQRHEKYVNQYRAMFVCNCKVKINQILREGKGKRKNRKVTAVDSTTPEVENKGPVYHPVCCEICSTEVGVFDEDEVYHFFNVIPSNS